The following coding sequences lie in one Amycolatopsis cihanbeyliensis genomic window:
- a CDS encoding response regulator: protein MAIQVLLVDDHEVVRRGLRDLLGDEPDIEVVAEAGSAGEALAMAMHTEPEVAVVDVRLGEGETDGVTLCRELRSTPNPPHCLVLTAFDDEEALVGAIMAGASGYLLKQVRGQDVVHAVREVAAGRSLLDPRTTAQLLDKLRSPATDELATLSERERSVLDLIGRGLSNREIAKHLFLAEKTVKNYVTSLLAKLGMQRRTQAAAWVARRETPRGE, encoded by the coding sequence GTGGCCATCCAGGTGTTGCTTGTCGACGATCACGAGGTCGTCCGCCGCGGGTTGCGGGACCTGCTCGGCGACGAACCGGATATCGAGGTCGTCGCCGAGGCCGGCAGCGCGGGCGAGGCCCTGGCGATGGCCATGCACACCGAACCCGAGGTGGCGGTGGTGGACGTGCGGCTCGGCGAGGGCGAGACCGACGGGGTCACGCTGTGCCGGGAGCTGCGGTCCACCCCGAATCCGCCGCACTGCCTGGTGCTGACGGCGTTCGACGACGAGGAGGCGCTGGTCGGCGCGATCATGGCGGGCGCGTCCGGCTACCTGCTCAAGCAGGTGCGTGGCCAGGACGTGGTGCATGCCGTGCGCGAGGTCGCCGCGGGGCGTTCACTGCTGGACCCGCGTACCACCGCGCAGTTGCTGGACAAGCTGCGCAGCCCGGCCACCGACGAGCTGGCCACGTTGAGCGAGCGGGAGCGCAGCGTGCTCGACCTGATCGGCAGGGGTCTGTCCAACCGGGAGATCGCCAAACATCTTTTCCTCGCCGAGAAGACCGTGAAGAACTACGTCACCTCGCTGCTGGCCAAGTTGGGGATGCAACGCAGGACGCAGGCCGCGGCCTGGGTCGCCCGCCGGGAGACACCGCGTGGCGAGTAG
- a CDS encoding excalibur calcium-binding domain-containing protein: protein MTVSALLISGMVGAGSASAAQDRYNCGDFATQPEAQKVLDSTPGDPHDLDRDGDGIACESLPGGPGGEPGTDPTTTKPERTTTDAPKETTTRQAPEDKNCPDFPNQAAAQAVLNADPSDPHRLDGDDDGYACESHFGEPEQRQVEVRPVGGVDTGGGAGKDDTALVALGGLVLIGAGAGVALVVRRRAHAGNR from the coding sequence GTGACCGTTTCCGCTTTGTTGATCTCCGGGATGGTCGGCGCCGGAAGCGCCTCCGCCGCGCAGGATCGCTACAACTGTGGTGACTTCGCAACGCAGCCGGAGGCCCAGAAGGTGCTGGACTCCACCCCCGGTGACCCGCACGACCTGGACCGGGACGGCGACGGCATTGCCTGTGAGAGCCTTCCCGGCGGACCGGGCGGGGAGCCCGGCACCGACCCGACCACCACGAAGCCGGAGCGGACCACGACGGACGCTCCGAAGGAGACCACCACTCGGCAGGCCCCCGAGGACAAGAACTGCCCGGACTTCCCGAACCAGGCCGCGGCGCAGGCGGTGCTGAACGCCGACCCGAGTGACCCGCACCGGCTGGACGGGGACGATGACGGTTATGCCTGTGAATCGCACTTCGGCGAGCCGGAACAGCGCCAGGTGGAGGTGCGCCCGGTCGGTGGGGTGGATACCGGCGGCGGCGCGGGTAAGGACGACACCGCGCTGGTCGCCCTCGGCGGGCTCGTGCTGATCGGTGCCGGGGCGGGTGTCGCGCTGGTGGTGCGGCGGCGCGCTCACGCCGGTAACCGGTGA
- a CDS encoding class F sortase, with protein sequence MRRFRWQLIAAAGTAVVALVVILAVALTGPGVPTAEPAGAAAPVPTTTAEPAPETTSAGAGELPARPLPPARPGRLEIPSIDVRTEPIIDLGLEPDGALEVPEDAVTTGWFTQSPTPGEAGPAIIAAHVDYRNVPGMFHRLHELRPGAEATVHREDGTSVVFTVTAVERYPKAEFPTERVYGNTEGPELRLITCGGAFNRAEGEYLDNVVAYARMTGTHRATK encoded by the coding sequence TTGCGGCGGTTCCGGTGGCAGCTCATCGCTGCCGCCGGAACCGCCGTCGTGGCGCTCGTGGTGATCCTCGCCGTCGCGCTGACCGGCCCTGGTGTACCCACCGCGGAGCCGGCCGGTGCGGCGGCACCCGTGCCGACGACCACCGCCGAACCCGCGCCGGAAACCACCTCGGCGGGCGCCGGGGAACTTCCCGCACGGCCACTGCCCCCGGCCCGGCCGGGACGGCTGGAGATCCCCTCGATCGACGTGCGGACCGAGCCGATCATCGACCTCGGCCTGGAACCGGACGGTGCGCTCGAGGTACCCGAGGACGCGGTGACCACGGGCTGGTTCACGCAGAGCCCCACACCGGGTGAGGCCGGCCCGGCGATCATCGCGGCGCACGTCGACTACCGGAACGTCCCCGGCATGTTCCACCGCCTGCACGAGCTGCGGCCCGGTGCCGAGGCGACCGTGCACCGCGAGGACGGGACCAGCGTGGTGTTCACGGTGACCGCGGTGGAGCGCTACCCGAAGGCGGAGTTTCCGACCGAACGGGTCTACGGCAACACCGAAGGGCCGGAACTGCGGCTGATCACCTGTGGTGGCGCGTTCAACCGGGCCGAAGGGGAGTACCTGGACAACGTGGTGGCCTATGCGCGAATGACGGGCACCCACCGCGCCACGAAATAG
- a CDS encoding DUF427 domain-containing protein, with the protein MAESEPGRVDRAARLGTGAESRGRVRVETGGKRVRAVFGGTVVADTTAPLLVWEVPYYPTYYVPRADVRTDLSTPSGRTTRSPSRGEGHVSTLRVGDREAVDAVTEYPDSPLEQLRDHVRLEWSAMDAWFEEDEEVYTHPRSPYVRLDILPSSRRVRVEIDGVTVADTRGPRLLFETGLPTRYYLPKTDVRLDLLEPSDTVTHCPYKGRTEYFSVGEHTDIAWSYRTPLPESTRIAGLVAFADERVDVYVDDVLQERPRTKFA; encoded by the coding sequence ATGGCGGAGTCCGAGCCCGGCCGAGTGGATCGTGCCGCGCGTTTGGGAACAGGTGCTGAGAGCCGTGGCCGGGTGCGAGTCGAGACCGGTGGAAAGCGAGTCCGGGCCGTGTTCGGGGGAACGGTGGTCGCCGACACCACCGCGCCCCTGCTGGTCTGGGAGGTGCCGTACTACCCGACCTACTACGTCCCACGCGCCGACGTGCGGACCGATCTGAGCACGCCGAGCGGCCGAACCACGCGGTCGCCGAGCCGCGGCGAGGGGCACGTGTCCACGCTGCGGGTCGGCGACCGCGAGGCCGTGGACGCGGTGACCGAGTACCCCGACTCCCCGCTGGAGCAGTTGCGTGACCACGTCCGGCTGGAATGGTCCGCGATGGATGCCTGGTTCGAGGAGGACGAGGAGGTCTACACCCACCCGCGCAGCCCGTACGTGCGGCTGGACATCCTGCCCAGCTCCCGGCGGGTGCGGGTGGAGATCGACGGCGTGACGGTGGCCGACACGCGCGGCCCACGCCTGCTGTTCGAGACCGGCCTGCCCACCAGGTACTACCTGCCGAAGACCGATGTGCGCCTCGACCTGCTGGAACCGAGCGACACCGTGACGCACTGCCCGTACAAGGGGCGGACGGAGTACTTCTCGGTCGGCGAGCACACCGATATCGCGTGGTCGTACCGGACGCCGTTGCCGGAGAGCACGCGGATCGCGGGCCTGGTGGCGTTCGCGGACGAGCGGGTCGACGTGTACGTGGACGATGTGCTACAGGAGCGGCCCCGGACCAAGTTCGCCTGA
- a CDS encoding thermonuclease family protein, which translates to MLFTLATICGLSTEKTHGSPAAKPAPAAVVPAKAATAPPAYPVTSVIDGGTVEVTGADGARRRITVRGLRAPSVDACFGTESFAWAAETLIGTKVTPRTSSGEPPGTVGTTDADLILPDGTNYAVAALDGGYASYVAADTPGAPVPPLQRAERTARSAEAGLWGPPCHGNAGGTSPATSASP; encoded by the coding sequence ATGCTGTTCACGTTGGCGACGATTTGCGGCCTCTCCACCGAGAAGACACACGGCTCTCCCGCGGCGAAACCGGCCCCGGCCGCGGTGGTACCGGCGAAGGCCGCCACCGCCCCGCCTGCCTACCCGGTCACCAGCGTGATCGACGGCGGGACGGTGGAGGTGACCGGAGCCGACGGGGCGCGGCGCAGGATCACGGTCCGGGGACTTCGGGCTCCTTCGGTGGACGCCTGCTTCGGTACCGAGTCCTTTGCCTGGGCGGCCGAGACCTTGATCGGCACGAAAGTCACGCCACGGACGAGTTCCGGTGAGCCGCCCGGCACGGTCGGCACCACCGACGCCGACCTGATCCTGCCGGACGGCACGAACTACGCCGTCGCCGCACTGGACGGTGGGTACGCGAGCTATGTCGCCGCGGATACGCCCGGCGCGCCCGTGCCGCCGCTCCAGCGGGCCGAACGCACGGCCCGCTCAGCCGAGGCCGGGCTCTGGGGCCCGCCCTGCCACGGGAACGCGGGCGGAACCTCGCCCGCCACCTCGGCCTCGCCCTGA
- a CDS encoding class I SAM-dependent methyltransferase, which translates to MSGWGRPPTAANRKYRENARLLEAMDEKGRFTHIFRTNLWSGDSVSGTGSDGDQTRVLRAELPAMMRRVGIRTLLDLPCGDFNWLADTELDLDWYLGADIVDELILRNERRHARVDGSRRFVPLDLLRDTLPGADGVLCRDCLVHFGFADIRRALANVRASGSRYLITTTFTELTTNVDISTGDWRPLNLCREPFGFPEPVDLILEGCTEENGAYADKALAVWDLGELPAGG; encoded by the coding sequence ATGTCCGGATGGGGAAGGCCGCCGACCGCGGCGAACCGCAAGTACCGGGAGAACGCCCGGCTGCTCGAGGCGATGGACGAGAAGGGACGATTCACCCACATCTTCCGAACGAACCTGTGGAGCGGGGACTCGGTGTCCGGGACGGGATCCGACGGTGACCAGACCCGGGTGCTGCGGGCCGAACTACCTGCGATGATGCGCCGGGTGGGCATCCGGACCCTGCTGGATCTGCCCTGCGGCGACTTCAACTGGCTGGCCGACACCGAGCTGGACCTCGACTGGTACCTGGGCGCGGATATCGTCGACGAGCTGATACTGCGCAACGAGCGGCGGCATGCCCGTGTGGACGGCAGCCGTCGCTTCGTCCCGCTCGACCTGTTGCGGGACACGCTGCCGGGGGCCGACGGGGTGCTGTGCCGGGACTGCCTCGTGCACTTCGGTTTCGCCGACATCCGGCGGGCGCTGGCGAACGTGCGGGCAAGCGGCTCGCGCTACCTGATCACGACCACCTTCACCGAGCTGACGACCAATGTGGACATTTCGACCGGCGACTGGCGGCCGCTCAACCTGTGTCGCGAGCCGTTCGGTTTCCCCGAGCCGGTGGACCTCATCCTCGAAGGGTGCACCGAGGAGAACGGTGCCTACGCGGACAAGGCGCTCGCCGTCTGGGACCTGGGCGAGCTACCCGCCGGCGGGTAG
- a CDS encoding DUF2075 domain-containing protein: MALVRQSAEDLLIEARAERLHLRLQEQARFALEHRAGTGEVNSWKRSLLVFLTDLVDAGLGHVEVLLEHQLPHSPKRVDAVLCGTHPRSDGGEPSYVLVELKQWSAAEMVAADVVRVDYYADPVLHPAEQVRSYCEYLVDSTPALAESPHAVHGVAYLHNARTSGVATLGQYRPSDLGQLFTADDKADLLKHLRSLLDVRGERDAARKAADDFLSFRHGPTKPLLDLAAKEIEEREQFVLLDEQRVAFQVVNQAVRRARAARTQTVVVVLGGPGSGKSVIALSLMGSLSRQGREVHHATGSRAFTNTMRQISSRREKRLKNLFKFFNNYTTSEQRGLDVLLCDEAHRIRETSVTRFTGREQRARARPQVNELIDAAWVPVFLLDENQTVKPGEMGSLAEIREAAHALGCQVEVVPLEGQFRCGGSATFDDWVARLLGLDRRPPAPWSELASPLDEEFTVSSAASPQALEHWLLEKQRQHEGTARVAAGFCWRWSNPVETPEGMALVRDVQIGDWQRPWNAKPGKRVPEAPESHYWASDERGFHQVGCIYTAQGFEYDWAGVIFGPDLVRRGDRWVPRREYSHDTDVKKAGELHFGALIRNTYKVLLTRGMRGVCVHSTDPETQEFLDSMVR, translated from the coding sequence TTGGCTCTCGTTCGGCAGAGTGCCGAGGACCTGCTCATCGAAGCCAGAGCGGAACGGCTGCACCTGCGGCTACAGGAACAGGCGCGGTTCGCGCTGGAGCACCGGGCCGGGACCGGTGAGGTCAACTCCTGGAAACGCAGCCTGCTGGTGTTCCTGACCGACCTGGTCGACGCCGGGCTCGGGCATGTTGAAGTGCTGCTCGAACACCAACTCCCGCACAGTCCCAAGCGGGTGGACGCGGTGCTGTGCGGCACGCACCCGCGCAGCGACGGCGGCGAGCCGAGTTACGTGTTGGTCGAGCTCAAGCAGTGGTCCGCGGCCGAGATGGTGGCGGCGGACGTCGTCCGCGTGGACTACTACGCCGATCCCGTGCTGCACCCGGCCGAGCAGGTCCGGTCCTACTGCGAGTACCTGGTGGATTCCACCCCGGCGCTGGCCGAGTCGCCGCACGCCGTGCACGGGGTCGCCTACCTGCACAACGCTCGCACCAGTGGGGTCGCCACGCTCGGCCAGTACCGGCCCAGCGACCTCGGCCAGCTCTTCACTGCGGACGACAAGGCCGACCTGTTGAAGCACCTACGCTCGCTGCTGGACGTGCGCGGCGAGCGGGACGCGGCACGCAAGGCGGCCGACGACTTCCTGAGCTTCCGGCATGGCCCGACGAAACCGCTGCTCGACCTGGCGGCCAAGGAGATCGAAGAACGCGAGCAGTTTGTCCTGCTCGACGAGCAACGGGTCGCGTTCCAGGTGGTGAACCAGGCGGTGCGGCGGGCACGGGCGGCGCGGACACAGACCGTCGTCGTGGTGCTCGGCGGCCCGGGGTCCGGCAAGAGTGTCATCGCGCTGAGCCTGATGGGCTCCCTGTCCAGGCAGGGTCGAGAGGTGCACCACGCCACCGGGTCGAGAGCGTTCACCAACACCATGCGGCAGATCTCCAGCCGCCGCGAGAAACGGTTGAAGAACCTGTTCAAGTTCTTCAACAACTACACCACGTCCGAGCAACGAGGGCTGGACGTGCTGCTGTGCGACGAGGCCCACCGGATCAGGGAAACCAGCGTCACCAGGTTCACCGGCAGGGAGCAACGGGCTCGGGCCCGGCCACAGGTGAACGAGCTGATCGACGCGGCGTGGGTTCCGGTGTTCCTGCTGGACGAGAACCAGACGGTGAAACCCGGCGAGATGGGCTCGCTGGCGGAGATCCGCGAGGCGGCCCACGCACTCGGCTGCCAGGTCGAGGTGGTGCCGCTGGAGGGGCAGTTCCGCTGTGGTGGTTCCGCCACGTTCGACGACTGGGTTGCCCGCCTGCTTGGGCTCGACCGCAGGCCACCTGCTCCCTGGAGCGAGCTGGCTTCACCACTGGATGAGGAGTTCACGGTCTCCAGTGCGGCCTCACCGCAAGCTCTCGAACACTGGTTGCTGGAGAAGCAACGGCAGCACGAGGGGACGGCGCGGGTCGCGGCGGGCTTCTGCTGGCGCTGGAGCAACCCGGTGGAAACCCCCGAGGGCATGGCGCTGGTCCGCGACGTGCAGATCGGCGACTGGCAGCGTCCCTGGAACGCGAAGCCCGGAAAGCGGGTACCGGAAGCACCCGAGTCGCACTACTGGGCGTCCGATGAGCGCGGCTTCCACCAGGTCGGCTGCATCTATACCGCACAGGGGTTCGAGTACGACTGGGCCGGGGTGATCTTCGGACCGGATCTGGTGCGCCGCGGCGACCGCTGGGTGCCGCGCCGGGAGTACTCCCACGACACGGATGTGAAGAAGGCGGGCGAGCTGCACTTCGGTGCCCTGATCCGGAACACCTACAAAGTGCTGCTCACCCGCGGTATGCGGGGTGTGTGCGTGCACTCCACGGATCCGGAGACTCAGGAGTTCCTGGATTCGATGGTCCGCTGA
- a CDS encoding nucleotide pyrophosphohydrolase: MTLDDLARRLREFADARDWEQYHTPKNLVMALSGEVGELTALFQWLTPEESATALEDPELRPEVLDELADVAIYLVRLADVLGVDLMDAARAKIARNESRFPPGSAGQIY, translated from the coding sequence GTGACCTTGGACGATCTTGCCCGGCGGCTGCGCGAGTTCGCCGATGCCCGGGACTGGGAGCAGTACCACACGCCGAAGAACCTGGTCATGGCGCTTTCCGGGGAGGTGGGCGAGCTGACCGCGCTGTTCCAGTGGCTGACCCCGGAGGAGTCGGCCACGGCACTGGAGGATCCGGAACTACGCCCGGAGGTGCTGGACGAGCTGGCCGACGTCGCCATCTACCTGGTGCGGCTGGCCGATGTGCTCGGCGTGGACCTGATGGATGCCGCACGGGCGAAAATCGCGCGCAACGAGTCGCGTTTCCCGCCCGGCTCGGCGGGCCAGATCTACTAA
- a CDS encoding DEAD/DEAH box helicase yields the protein MSGSVLDRLHPALVHHVVNTLGWPSLRPLQEAAIEPVLDGKDAILLAPTAGGKTEAACFPLLSAMEQRRWHGVSVLYVCPLRALLNNLEGRLASYAAWLGRTAAVWHGDVPTSERKRIQLDEPDFLLTTPESLEAMLVSTKVDARRMFAGLRAVVVDEVHAFAGDDRGWHLLAVLERLSRLAGRPLQRIGLSATVGNPTELLAWLQGSGRERERAVVAPQAGAATAAELTVDHVGTVDNAAKVIAALHGGEKRLVFVDSRRRAEELGAALRAREVTTFLSHSSLSAQERRRSEQAFAEARDCVIVATSTLELGIDVGDLDRVIQLDAPRTVASFLQRLGRTGRRSGTSRNCLFLCLEQDAVLAAAGLLERWAAGWVEPIVAPPRPRHIAAQQILALALQENTIGRNTWREWWGDLPLFDAEADAIMNHLLAEGYLELDGSMAFIGPEAERKFGRRYFSDLLAVFSAPPEFTVFAGRDELGKVGDEVLLADEHGGPRVLLLAGRAWQVGHIDWKRRRCFVEPSDLPGRAKWGSTGGGLSFELARGQRTVLLGTDPAGVSFTRRAAAVLDELRAHHTGNIAAEATVVRSEGGDLRWWTWAGTAANRSLQASLPGLVDPRQRIDDRSLRLLPELTSKTINAGLRTLTPHAPEVNDQAITGLKFAAALPVELARDTVAARLADYEHARQAATEPRRFRLDRAD from the coding sequence GTGAGCGGTTCCGTGCTGGACCGGCTGCATCCGGCACTGGTGCACCATGTCGTGAACACGCTGGGCTGGCCGAGCCTGCGCCCGCTGCAGGAAGCGGCCATCGAGCCCGTGCTTGACGGCAAGGACGCCATCCTGCTCGCACCCACGGCGGGCGGAAAGACCGAGGCTGCCTGTTTCCCGCTACTGAGCGCGATGGAGCAGCGGCGCTGGCACGGGGTCTCCGTGCTCTACGTCTGTCCACTTCGGGCGCTGCTGAACAACCTGGAGGGGCGGCTGGCAAGCTACGCGGCCTGGCTCGGCCGCACGGCGGCGGTGTGGCACGGGGATGTCCCCACCTCGGAGCGCAAGCGGATCCAGCTCGACGAACCGGACTTCCTGCTCACCACCCCGGAGTCGCTGGAGGCGATGCTGGTCTCCACCAAGGTAGACGCCCGCCGGATGTTCGCCGGGCTGCGGGCCGTGGTCGTGGACGAGGTGCACGCCTTCGCCGGGGACGACCGGGGCTGGCACCTGCTCGCCGTGCTGGAGCGGCTGTCCCGGCTGGCCGGACGCCCGCTGCAACGCATCGGACTGTCGGCCACCGTGGGCAACCCCACCGAGTTGCTGGCCTGGTTGCAGGGTTCCGGCCGGGAGCGGGAGCGCGCGGTGGTGGCACCGCAGGCAGGTGCGGCGACGGCGGCCGAGCTGACCGTGGACCACGTGGGCACGGTGGACAACGCGGCGAAGGTGATCGCCGCGCTGCACGGTGGGGAGAAGCGGCTGGTCTTCGTGGACAGCAGGCGCCGGGCCGAGGAGCTCGGCGCGGCCCTGCGCGCCCGCGAGGTCACCACGTTCCTCTCGCATTCCTCGCTGTCGGCGCAGGAACGCAGAAGATCGGAGCAGGCGTTCGCCGAGGCCCGCGACTGCGTCATCGTGGCGACGTCCACATTGGAACTGGGAATCGACGTCGGCGACCTGGACCGGGTGATCCAGCTGGACGCGCCGCGCACGGTGGCGTCGTTCCTGCAGCGGCTGGGCCGTACCGGTCGGCGGTCGGGCACCAGCCGCAACTGCCTGTTCCTCTGCCTGGAACAAGACGCTGTACTGGCCGCCGCTGGGTTGCTGGAACGCTGGGCCGCGGGCTGGGTCGAGCCGATCGTGGCGCCACCGCGGCCCCGGCACATCGCGGCCCAGCAGATCCTGGCGCTCGCCCTGCAGGAGAACACGATCGGCAGGAACACCTGGCGGGAATGGTGGGGCGACCTTCCGCTGTTCGACGCCGAGGCCGACGCGATCATGAACCACCTGCTGGCCGAGGGATACCTGGAGCTGGACGGCTCGATGGCCTTCATCGGACCGGAGGCGGAGCGGAAGTTCGGCCGGCGGTACTTCTCCGACCTGCTCGCCGTGTTCAGCGCGCCGCCCGAGTTCACCGTGTTCGCCGGGCGGGACGAGCTCGGCAAGGTCGGGGACGAGGTGCTGCTGGCCGACGAGCACGGCGGGCCGCGGGTACTGCTGCTGGCCGGGCGGGCCTGGCAGGTCGGCCATATCGACTGGAAGCGGCGGCGCTGCTTCGTGGAACCGAGTGACCTGCCTGGGCGGGCGAAGTGGGGCAGCACCGGCGGTGGCCTGTCGTTCGAGCTGGCCAGGGGGCAACGGACGGTGTTGCTGGGCACCGACCCCGCCGGGGTGAGCTTCACCCGACGAGCCGCCGCCGTGCTGGACGAGCTGCGGGCACACCACACCGGCAACATCGCGGCCGAGGCGACGGTGGTGCGTAGCGAGGGCGGCGACCTGCGCTGGTGGACCTGGGCCGGCACCGCGGCGAACCGCAGCCTGCAAGCCTCGCTGCCCGGGCTCGTCGACCCACGGCAACGCATCGATGACCGGTCCTTGCGCCTGCTTCCCGAACTCACCTCGAAAACGATCAACGCCGGGCTACGCACTCTGACCCCACACGCGCCGGAGGTCAACGACCAGGCCATCACCGGCCTGAAGTTCGCGGCGGCCCTGCCCGTGGAGTTGGCTCGGGATACCGTGGCCGCCCGGCTGGCCGACTACGAGCACGCTCGGCAGGCCGCTACGGAGCCGCGGCGCTTCCGACTGGATCGGGCAGACTGA
- the brxD gene encoding BREX system ATP-binding protein BrxD, producing the protein MTAAVSAARRREVIDALRRGTVPQAGLDLLAVGLDRFTGALDEDLGTIARGGAAFHAIRGEYGSGKTFFARWLAERAKRAGLATAEVQISETETPLHRLETVYRRLTERLATATHQPSALRAIVDSWFYTLEEDVLDAGEVTEDDTEALAAAVDELMEQRLTEVARNTPAFAAALRGYRRARLAGDAPTAEGLIAWLGGQKSVAASARRAAGVRGDLDHFAAWGFLQGLLTLLRDCGHPGLLVVLDEIETLQRVRGDVREKGLNALRQLLDEIDSGRFPGLFLVITGTPAFYDGQQGAQRLPPLAQRLATDFTTEARFDNPRAVQLRLPGFDLDRLGELGRKVRDLYAEQARNADRVRELVDDAYVAELAKAMTGKLGGRVGVVPRIFLRKLVEAVLDRVEEYETFDPRVDYPMTVRVDELTEVERNAAAGADDVDLDLP; encoded by the coding sequence ATGACGGCCGCGGTCAGCGCGGCCCGGCGGCGCGAGGTGATCGACGCGCTGCGGCGGGGCACCGTCCCGCAGGCGGGACTGGACCTGCTGGCGGTGGGCCTGGACCGCTTCACCGGGGCGCTGGACGAGGACCTCGGCACGATCGCCCGTGGCGGTGCCGCCTTCCACGCCATCCGCGGGGAGTACGGCTCGGGCAAGACCTTCTTCGCCCGCTGGCTGGCCGAGCGGGCCAAGCGCGCCGGGCTGGCCACCGCCGAGGTGCAGATCTCCGAGACTGAGACCCCGCTGCACCGGCTGGAGACGGTGTACCGCAGGCTCACCGAGCGGCTGGCGACGGCCACCCACCAGCCCAGCGCGCTGCGCGCGATCGTGGACTCCTGGTTCTACACACTCGAGGAGGACGTGCTCGACGCGGGCGAGGTGACCGAGGACGACACCGAGGCGCTGGCTGCGGCCGTCGATGAGTTGATGGAGCAGCGGCTGACCGAGGTCGCCCGCAACACGCCCGCCTTCGCCGCGGCGCTGCGCGGGTACCGGCGGGCCCGGCTGGCCGGGGATGCCCCGACCGCCGAGGGACTGATCGCCTGGCTGGGTGGGCAGAAGTCGGTGGCGGCCTCCGCACGACGGGCGGCGGGGGTCCGTGGCGACCTGGACCACTTCGCCGCCTGGGGATTCCTGCAGGGCTTGCTGACCCTGCTGCGGGATTGCGGGCATCCGGGGTTGCTGGTGGTGCTGGACGAGATCGAGACGCTGCAGCGGGTCCGCGGGGACGTGCGGGAGAAGGGTCTGAACGCACTGCGCCAGTTGCTGGACGAGATCGACTCCGGCCGCTTCCCCGGGCTGTTCCTGGTGATCACCGGCACACCCGCGTTCTACGACGGGCAGCAGGGGGCGCAGCGGCTGCCACCGCTGGCGCAGCGGCTGGCCACGGACTTCACCACCGAGGCCCGGTTCGACAACCCGCGGGCGGTGCAGTTACGGCTGCCCGGTTTCGACCTGGACCGGCTCGGCGAGCTCGGCCGCAAGGTCCGTGATCTCTACGCCGAGCAGGCACGTAACGCCGACCGGGTGCGCGAGCTGGTGGACGACGCCTACGTCGCGGAGCTGGCAAAGGCCATGACCGGGAAGCTCGGCGGGAGAGTTGGGGTGGTGCCCCGGATCTTCCTGCGCAAGCTGGTGGAGGCCGTCCTCGATCGGGTCGAGGAGTACGAGACGTTCGACCCGCGGGTGGACTACCCGATGACCGTGCGCGTCGACGAGCTGACCGAGGTCGAGCGCAACGCCGCTGCCGGGGCCGATGACGTGGACCTGGATCTGCCGTGA